The nucleotide sequence CCGATAAGGACTATCTTATCTTAGAAAAAAATTGGAGAACTCGCACCGGAGAGATAGATATAATTGCTTTAGATAAAACGGAGCAAACATCATCCGGCGGGGTTCTGGTTTTTGTAGAAGTAAAAACCTTATTAAAAACTGAACTATCCGATTTAGATCTTATTATCAACAAAAAAAAACAAGAGAGGATTATAAAAACCGCTAAACATTTTCTCGCAAACAATCGAAAATATAATAAGATGTATATAAGATTTGATGTGATTGTATTACGATCAAACCCTTTTTTGGAACAGCCGCTTGAGATATTACATTTAAAAGACGCCTTTGGAGATTGCTATGACTAGTGTGAATTTATTTCCACCTAAAAAAAACACCTCTACCCATAATACCGTACTAACGGATGAGGAAATTCATGCAATGGAATTAAAACTTGAAGACCCCGAGTACATAAATGCCGCTATTTATAGACTGGCTTCAATTATAACGGAAAGAGTGCTGAACGGCGGACTCGATTACGAAAATATGAATTGCAAAAAGAGGATAAGAATATGAGTAAAAGAAGGTTTAAACCTATGAGAAGTCAAAGGACGGAAAAACGGGAAGATGATACCCCGCAAAAACGCCCCCTTGACGGACAAATAAAAAAAGCAAAAACTTTTCAAGGCCAAAACAGAGAACCGGCTTTTAAAAAAATAGAATATCCCAAATACAAATGCACAAAGTGCGGCGAAATTATACAGGACTTAAGCTCGGCCATTGCCGATAAGGAAAGCGGCCTGCCTGTACACTTTGACTGCGTTATCGAATTTTTAAAAAAAGCGGAAGAATTAAAAGAAGGAGAAGAAATCATTTACATAGGAAACGGGAACTTTGCCGTCGCCTATTTTGAAAATCCCAAAATTCGTAAAAACTTTAAAATCATAAAACTAATTGAATGGGAAGATAAAAATAAGCTCTACCAATGGAAAAAAGATATTTCGGAGCTTACATCAACAACATAAAAAAAGCCGGACAATGCTCCGGCCTTTTTTTTATACAAACCTAATATCTAAAAAGCATCAAAAAGTTTATCAATCGGTTTAACCGATTTTATCAAAACCGCAATAGGGAACAAGCACTTCCGGTATCTTAATAGAACCGTCAGCCTGCTGATAATTTTCCAAGACGGCTATCATAGCCCTCGACATCGCCAAAGCAGTTCCGTTTAGGGTATGAAGGAATTTGTTTTTACCGTCATCGTCCTTGTAGCGTATATTTAAGCGGCGTGCCTGATAATCGGTACAGTTTGAAGTAGAGGTAACCTCGCCCCATTCTCCTCCGTTTCTTCCGGGCATCCATGCTTCCAAGTCCCACTTTCGGTAGGCAGGAGCCCCTAAGTCGCCCGTGCAAGTATCGACAACCCTGAATGGAATTCCCAAACCGTTGAAGATTTCTTCTTCAATTAAGCGGAGCTCCTCATGGATAGCATCGGATTCTTCCGGCGTACAATA is from Treponema denticola and encodes:
- a CDS encoding YraN family protein; amino-acid sequence: MDSLGSKGESRIAEWLTDKDYLILEKNWRTRTGEIDIIALDKTEQTSSGGVLVFVEVKTLLKTELSDLDLIINKKKQERIIKTAKHFLANNRKYNKMYIRFDVIVLRSNPFLEQPLEILHLKDAFGDCYD